The genomic stretch ACGGAACTCACCACGGCCTTCACCGCGACCGCGTCCCTCACCGCGGAACTCGCCTCCACCACGACCACGACCCTCGCCGCCACGGAATTCACCACGGCCACGGCCGCGTCCTCCTCGGGCACCACCCTCACGGGGAGGGGGGGCAAGCATCTTGTCACCGTCAAGTTCGACGTGAACCTTCTCCTTGCGGGCGCGTTCGCGCTTGGCCTTGCCTTGTGAGCCAGCCATGAAGTCTTCTTGCTCCTCACGTGCGAGCGCGGTGCCCTCGGGGAACTTCTTGCTGCTGCCCTCGTTGGGCTTGCGGACGTTCTGAGGGGCAAGGGAAAGCTTCTTCTCAGCGAGCTCGGCGAGGTAGGCGGTGTAGGACTTGCTCTTGTCTTCAGGCTCGGCCTCAGGCTCGGCCTCAGCATCCTCTTTGACGGCCTCCTTCTCTTCAGCGTGAGCGATGGCCTCGCCAGCCTGCTCGTCAGCCAGCTCGGCGTCACCGTCGTTTCCACCCCAGCCATGAGCTGCCTGCTTTTCGTGCTCACTATATAAATGTTAGATATGTCAAACAGACATGTGTAGTCTCTTACGCGATGCCGGTTCTGCTGTGGCGGTCACCCTCGTGACGGCCACCACGACCACCACCGCGTCCACCACGACCACGGCCTCCACGCTGGCCACCACGGGCTCCAGTACCAGTGGGCTCTGATGGATGTTAGTCTGTGTTTGCATGGACCAATGAGGTTTCACTCACCGCCGGATCCCCTGCCGCGGTTCTTGTCAGACCCTACACCGCGATCCCGGAATGCTGTGTCGAATTAGCTAGTGTCCAGTGTGTCTCTCCCAAGCACTTTGGTTGTGTCTTGGATACTTCTTGGGTCCAACGTACCGTTCTCGTTGGCGCTGTCGGTCTGCTTGGCCCTGGTCTGGTGGCTGTTCCTCTCGGGAATGGGCTTGGGGGCGTCGGTTCCATCGCGCTTGCCATGCCTCATAACGGGCTTCTCAATTGCCCTTGTCGGTGGGTCGGCCGGCCTGTTGGGGTCGAGCTCTGGGTCATTGCCTGCGGGGTCATGAGTACATGTTTTTGACTGTGCTGTGAGTCTGCGACGTACCCAGTAGCTCGTAAATGTTCTGCGTTCAAAATTAGCCATTGAACTGGTAGAGGATCACAGCCGCATCGCAAGGCGGCAAGAAGGAGCGCAAAGTTGGACTCGATGGCGGGGTGAGTTGGAGCTTACCTTGGAAGCAATTTGCGACATCTTGACGAATTGGAGCGCCTTTCGCGCTTTGCCCTTCTAGATGCACAATCTGCCGGGTTGAAAGAAGAATGCGAGAGCTTCCCTACAAAAACTAGGGACGTGGCTCTCAGAGGTGGCTCGCGAACGGGGTTATAGACACGATGTTGCGGGCAGGAGGTTTTGGTGGTTCGAAAATCGCCGTGGGTTGCTTCCGTAAGCGAGTAAAGTGGGGCACGGACTTGCAGACTGCAGAGGACAATGAAGCAATGACGCTGCAATTACTGCCGCATACGGCGCTTGCTTTGATTGTTTTGCGTACAACACAGATGGCAATGCATCCAAAGCACATTAATACAGAGGTATTGGTCTGCTACGCCAAAGTAGCCGTCTTCTCGTCAAGTGAAACAAGCGACATGCTCGACGGCACCTCAACCGAGGTTTATCCGTCGCTACAAGTTTCCCTGCCCTCTTTACTGCTGCTAGTATAGACATAGCGCCGCTCGGTTTCAAGATGACTGTTGGCGTCTTCCCTAACATGACTGGCGCAAATAGGCTGATCGTTGCGGGCGATTTCATATTACAATATGTACAAGCAACGTCCCGTCTGCAATATGAAAAGACAGGCTGCGCTGTCGAAGAAGAGTGCATGTTTGATACAAATCCGCCGCTTCGCAAGAAGGTGCTCAATCAATTTCCTTCACAAATACACTGGCGCAGAAACCGTCCAGACCGAAAATGAACTTTTTGAATTTTCCCCAATCCGAGACTCATGGTCTCATATCCAACTCCATTGTGTGGTCGTAACACATGGTCATATGGTAAAAGCAGTTATTGCGCCCGCTAAACAGCGTCATTAAGAAGGGTATTAGTCGGCGAGATTCGTATCGTCCTTTAAACATGTCCGCTCTAACCTTCTCTTACTGTTCCATCATCTTCATAGCATCATCTGCTCTCATACATGGTCGGAAAATGCATGCTGGCGGACAGTCCAAACGGGTCGGCATCGAGCATCGGATCGTACGGGTCGAAAAGGTGGTTGTTGTTCATAGCGTTGAAAATTTGGCCGCCGTCGTTGGGTGCTAATGAGGTTGGACTGGCAAAGGGAGGGTTCTGCGATGGCGGCATAGGCGGGGGCATGTTGTTCGAGGGCGGAAAGTTTTGCTGGGGGAATGGTCCGGGGCCGGCAGAATGGTCGCTTGGGTCATCGTGATCGTAGGAGTCGGCTTGCTCCTCGTACTCCTGCTCTGTACAACGAAATCAGCCTAGGATTTCAAAGTCCTATACGTAAATAGGGGAAAAGGAAACGGGTCAGCTTGCCAAGTTGTGACATGTGGTCCGAGAATTGTGCCTGATAGAAAGAGGAAGGACCACTGCTCTGTGTCATGTTATTTGCATTGGTGCCGACAGTGGATGGAGTCGACAAGCCATTCGACGGAGGCTGGTTGTTGGTCACTAGAGAGGGTCGCTGGGCGCCCATCATGGGCGTGAAGTTTGACCTAGGGGGCTGCGGCCGTAGTggctgctgttgctgttgctgttgctgttgctgtgAAGGCATGGGCCCAAAGTTGGGTGACACTGATTGACCATGAGGCATAAAGTTGGGCGAGCGCGTTGCTGATTGAGCAGGCGAGGAAAGATGGGAGCCTGGGGTAGGCTGGGACAATGGTGAGCGCTGGATAGGCCCATCCGGTTGAATCATGGCCAGTCCATTCGAGGCGTCAAGCTTGGGCGGGCCTTGTAGCGAGCGCCGCTGTTGCTGTCTATTCATCATGGCACGTTGCTGCAGAGGAGCCTGGTTGGGTGAAGTATGCGCAGACACTGGGGCTCTGGTTGGGCCCAAGTTTGGACTACCAGTCTTTGCACGCAACTCAGCCTGGACGTCGATGCCTGAGGAAGGAACAGTGGTTAGCGCATGTACATGCAAGGCTGGGGTGTTTAGAAAATCGGGGCTACCTTTCTCTAGTAGAATCCTCTCCAGTAGAGAATTCTTATACCGGAGCATAAGGCATTCGTCGGCGGCGGTGCGGTGACTGTTTTGCAGGTTCTGCAGCGTATCCTCATGGTGCTTAATGGTGCTCTCCAATTGCTTGATGTACTCAGTACGGCGCTCACGGAAGGCGGCTTGCGCCTGCCTGTTGCGCTGCTTGCGCTCTTCTGAAGTGGCATATATCTTACGAGGCTTGGTTAGTGCTAGCTTGGACACGGTGATGGGCTCATGAATCGGAGCAGTCATGGCAGGCATAATCAAAAGCAGAGGTGAACGGGAAGGCTCACTGGTTTACGGCCGCCTTTGCGCTTCTGCTGCTGGGGCTCCTCCTGGGTATATGTCTCAGCCAGGCCGGGTTCAGGCGACGATCCGATAGAAGACGTGGAACCATCGCGCTCAGCCTCCGCCTTGCCCACGGGAGCCGTCATATCTGTTACGAGACTATCTCCCATGTGCGGCCACCGTACCCCTCGGTGCTGATAGAGGGGCACAGAGGCGCCAAGAGTCTTGCTCGAGGCGACGAAGGCAGGTAGATATGGATGGCAAGAGGGTCAGGTCGCTTAGGCGCGCTTGTGATGGGCAGCCGCAGCGCCGGGTCGAATAGCGAAGCCGTGTGTATGGGGTTTTGATAATGTCTGATAAGAAGAGAGCGATCGGGCCTGTGTGTGGTCGCGCAGTAGTTGTGAGGTAAGCTCTTGGGTAATGGAAACAAAGATGGGCTCGAACGGAGGGGCGGAGGTGCTGGACTGTAAAAGGCGGGCGGACCACTCTCTCTTTTGCCCAGATGGCTCCTCCTCCAGAGTGGTTAAGGCGCAGTCGGACGGCCAGCAGAAGATTCCTCTGTGGCGGGCAGCAAATGGCACGCGTGCTCCCGCTGCTGGCAGCTGGGCACCTCCAACGCGCAATGACGGCCAAGCGGGCGGACGTGCGGTTGGCCGAAAGCTCAGAATTTTCTCGCGGGGTGCTCACGCTGCATCACGGCTCTGGCAGCCAGGCTTTGGTTTGGAGCAGGCCTGGTGGAGGAGGGCGGACAGGCCTCCTGTTGCCGAGCTGCATAAAGATACTGCATGTAGCAAAGCGGGCGTCTAGCTCCCGCGCCACTAGAAGTTTTTCCTCAGCTTCTCCGGCTTCTCCATGGGAGCTGACTGCCAAGCACGCGACGCCGTGCCGTGAGCGACGGCGAGTCCCCACGAGACTATGTTTATATGCGACGCTGTCGCAATTCCCTCGACGTCTTCATCGCAGCCATTGCAATTACATACTTTAGAGGAGCCCGTCGCGTACACATACGCCAGCGGGCTAGCACAGCCGTTGCTAGTCACTGCCCATTGACCAATGCCCTAGCCACCTGCATCAGCCGACACCGACCTCGGAGCTGGTAGACTGCCCCTGCCCTACCAACACGCACACACCTCGGCCGGATGAGGTCATCACACGCGCACCTCGACATGCACCCAACGCTGCTCGCTGCTGGCATTGGTGCTGACCTTGGCCTGTTACCTCCGTAGCCAGGACGAAGGCAACGCGGCCGCCCGCAAGAGGCCACCGAGTTCTCCGTCACGCGCTTGATCCTTGCGGAACTTCCCGTCGATACGAGTCCAGCTGCTTACGGGAAAGAGCTGTCCATGGCGACTGCCTTGCGCTGCGACTGTTTACATGCACGCCTTCCCGACATCGACCATGTCTATGTACTGTATGCACCACCTGAGCCCTATTAGCCTGAAGCAGCCGTGGCGTCGTCGCGCTTTTTCTCGGCTGAACCCTCAGGTGACCTGAACACGGTCGAGACTCGCACGCCCAATGCTTGCTTGATCCACATGCACTCCCACTAGCATTGTCACTGAGCACTCCGACGGACAAGACCACCGACATGAACCCGCGTGTGTTGTATCTACACATGTCTTCGTGTCGCCATCTCCTGAGAATCTGACTCTGACTTCAACACGCGGCTGTAATCAGTGCGTCCATGCACCTGGCCAAAGTCGTGCAAATGCTGCCAGTTGATGAATCTGACGCGTGCATGACTACCTAATCATTCTCGGAAATCTCTTTTCTGTCAATATGAACAACTCTCCTCTAGCTCGTGAAACCATCCTGTCTCCTAGAGATGACAGAGCCCGTAAAGGCATGGCTGTCATCTCATGTGCGAAGAAAGGAATCCCCCTTCAATCTTGTCTTGCCCATTTGTTGCCGTGTGCTCGAGTGCGTGGAAAGAGCAACCTTCCCCAGCCGCTTACCCTCCAGCCGCAATGGCATCCACCGCATTCGTGTCCAGCTCCCATATGCACCCATCTTGACAATGCAACCCCCAGCCACAGTCCTCACTCGCCTACCAGCATATTCAAGCATCGAAATAGGCTCATATGACTTTTCCCCCTGAATTCAGCAGTATCAGATCCCGCATCAATCACTCGGTCAGCTTCTAGTCGCTAGTCGCCAGCTTTGCGCGCAGTACATCCTTCACGAGGGTGCTTTGCAGTGTCTTGCCTCCACCAAGACATCCCGCTGACGGTAGGCAGCAATGACTTTTTCCGAAATCGCGGGACGGCTGCTGAAAGGGTCAGGACATTCGCAGCCGCCGCCTGGCAAACATCACCTACCATCTGACCTCGATCCCTCTCCGGATCGCACCAGTCTGTCTTCTCTCTTCGCTTCACCCGAGTCTGATTGCCAGATTGTAGGCCGTGACGGAATCACTGGTAGTCAACTCGGCGAACCCAGAGGTCACTCAATTGCCTCTCTCTGGGCGAAGACCCGGCCTTTATCAGATATTCGTGAAGTCACCGAATCAAGCTTTGCTGATACCTTACCACGCAATATTATGGCCAACAACATCCTCCAAAGTAACTCTCGTACAGACATGACACTAAAACCATCTGTTACATCGAGACGACGTCCGAGCAACGACACTCGACACGGTGAGAACGCTGAGCCAGACAGGAAGAACAGCGTCGAGAGTAACGGCATTCGATCCCTCTACCGTGGTCCATCTTCTCCAACACCGTCGCCTAAAAGCCCTGGAGACAACGACAGCATATCCAGTATATATAGCGTCCCACCAAGCAATGTGCCACCGCGATCATCCTCACGACCTCGTGCATACAGCACATCCCGGCCCCGACAGCAACCGCAGATACCGCCCATACAAATAACACAGCCGACGGCAACGGCGACGCTTGACGCGATACCTACAATGCAACCTCCAACCCCTAAGAACAGTGCAAATGCTATCCCTGGGCATGGACAATCACAGTCTCCGTTGCGCCATGTCGCCGCACGCTTCGATCCTATATCCAACGACACCAACCGACGCGTACCCTCCAGAACGTTTGTTCGCGATCCAATATCGAAAGAACTACTAGAATTCCCGTCGCATCGGCATCCTCGCATCGATCTCGGACTAGACTTATCTGCTGGCATATTCGTGGGTGGAGGCTCCATTGAAGGGACTGTGCAGATCAACGTCGACGATGCAGAGCGGATACGTCATAGAAGGACTCTGGACATCGCTCGGATATCTGTCGACCTTCTCGGAACCGAGGAAGTCAGCGGCAACAGACGAGCTGTGTTCCTGAACTTGGCTACAGAGCTTCTCGACGAGCAAAACCCGCCGCCTCAGAATATGGTAGATACACAGGAGCCAGTAGGCTCAGACGATCTATTCTGGCATCTAATGCCCTCTATGACGAATCTTGCATTCAACCTTAGCTTACCACTCAATGTCGGACCCCCGCCCTTTCATTCAAGAAACGCCAGGATCAGATACATACTTTGCGTTTCTCTCCTTATCCGTGACCAGGGAAAGCAGTACATTGTTAGGACATCCGAAGATGTTTCAGTACTCTCCGTGTATGATCGTATGGGCTCTGCAGGTTGTCAACCTACAGTAGCAAAGCTAACAGCACGGCAGCTGAAAAGGCGCTCATGTCACTACCGAGTCCGTTGACTGCCTCAGACGAATGGATCAAGCCCCGCGATACTACAGTGGAAGTCATCCGAGTCACTGCTGGTCTACATCGACAAGTCTGGGTCAGCGGCACCAGTCTTTACGTTGACGTCCACATCGCCAACAACAGTCGCAAGACGGTGAAGAAGATCGAGCTCCAGTTGGAGAGGGATATACTTTGCTACAAACACGTTTGTTGGGCAGGCTCGATATTTCATTACACGACGATACTAATGGGTACGCTTGTTAGGCTGCTGCATCCACAATGGAGAAGTCTGCGGGTCAGGCTCGTATCTTTGACAGCAACGAGCGGTCTATACTAAGCAAAGCAACGGTCAAGCACGGCTCCGCCGGCTGGCATGGTGTATCGTCATCTCAAACCCATATACGTACCTGTGATCTCGAAGTACCTCGTGGGCATGCTACAGTAAAGTGCGGTAGGTCACGAGTCTGTACGCTGCCATCGTGATGCTGATAGATTAGGGAAATATTTTGAAGTCCGTTACTTCCTCAATGTAACGGTCGGTAGCGCACACACGTCAGTATTTGTCTATACATCGCCTACGTAGCTGACAGATTCCAGGAAGCTTGTCGCAGTTCAGCTCCCCATCGTGCTCATTCATATGGTAAGTCTTAATCAAACCTTCTCCAGCTCCAACCTCACTAATCATCAGCCTGTAGAACTCTCTTGATGTAGTCCCCAACTCCGTCGCCCAAGTCGCCATGGCTATTGAAGAGAAGCGTACAGCACGCCAGACCCCATTACGCCTTGGTCGCCGCCCCTCACAGTCCGTTCAAGGCCGTGCCTTTGCAGCGCCGCGGATGCAATCGTTGGAGCGCATGCGCGCCAGGGACGAGGTCATTCAAGAGCTGGGTCAAGCGTTGGAACAAAGTCCCCGCAAGTATGCTCTCCGCCGCGCAAACTCAAACTTTGATTACCGCACACCGCCCTCGAACCGCAAAGGCAGGATTCTTGGCGACGGAGAAGCTGCCGACTTGCAAGACCGCCTACGACGGGTAAGGTCAAACGAAACCATGGGCTCTAGACCCCCAACAATTCATAGAGGTAACTCGGAGAGTTTGAGACGTGGCGCTGGCTCAGCTTTTGGCTTCCGAGAAGCCGAAGTCCGTGAGGATATTGAGCTGGGGGGGTTGGGTGCGTCGGGTGATGGGCTGCTGAAGGAGAGATTAGAACGGACTAGTGATCGACAGTATAGGTTTAGCAAAAAGAGAAGTGTAGAGAGGTGGAGGGGTGTGGCGAATGTTGGGGTGGGGTGGTTGAAAGGGGGAAATGGCGTCAAAGATGATAGGGAGAGAGATGGCTGGGTTTGAGTGCGCGGCGTTTTGCAGCGTGTTGGATATACCGGGTATGAATTGATGATGTTCTTTGTTGTTTACTTGATACAGAAATGAACGTTGGATAATGATATTTCTAGGTAGGAGATAATCTACTTTATCCACGTAAGGCGTTCATGACTATATGTACATGGGCATAGGATAGGGTGCTTCGCTTGGTTAGTACGTCACTGTGTAAGATTGTTGTTCAGAATATGTACGATAAAACATGAATATAGTCATCTCATTCGTTTATTCATTTTTCAATACTATACAATAATATACAGTCATGATGGAGTTCGTCCCTTATGACCTGCTCTTGCCAAGCTCAGATTGCGCAGTAGATGTCGGTCCACCCTTGACTCGCTCGCCGCCAGTGACCATCTTCTCGCCCTCTGTAATATCATGTAGCGCCTGGCTGGTAATGGGCTCCTTGGCATGTGACTGCGCCTGCGCCGTCGGTCCACCCCTTACTGGCTGCGCCTCACCCGTAAGCTTCTTCTCTGCCTCGTTGATCTTGCTCAGCGTCTCCGAGTCGAATGTACCCGAGTGGTTGTTGGAGTTTGAGTTTGTGTTGTTGCCTGATGATGCATTTCTCGTTgcgttgttgttgttgttggtgcTTCCAGAGTTTGTCAACGCCGATTGAGCGACGGCTGTAGGGCCACCCTTGAAAGGCTCATCGGTACCCGTGATTAGTTTCTCGCCCTCGGTGATGTCGTGGACGACTTGCGAAGTAAGGATCTGGCCAACGTGCTGCTGGGCTTTTGCGGTTGGGCCGCCTTTTACGGGCTCGTCGGTGCCGGTGATGAGTTTCTCTGCGGCGGTGATTTGCGAGATGAAGGCTGGGTCGACTTGAATATTCATAGCGACAGCAGATATGGAGAAGGGACGTGTGCTGTGGTTGCTGAGGTCATTGACGTTGAAAAGGGACTGCTTGAAGGGTGTCGGTCTTGAGGAAGCGGTGATGGGAGTGCTTGCTTGTCTGGCAGCAAGGAAGACACTGCGGTTGATGCGGAGGAGTCTGGACGCCATTGTGACAATTGGTGTGTGATGATGAGTTACTATGGCTTCTCTTCTAAATCTCCTTGATCGGTTCTTGTAGAGGGTATGTTTTAAAAAATGCAGAATGGCGCAGCTTTTTGTAGTGTGATGAAGGACTGATGTAATGCCAATATTCCGTTTTTTACTTTTGACGCAGCCGTGTTCATGCAGGCCGGTGACGTTTAAACTTGGTCGGCTACCTAGCTATGGACTTTTGTGCTACTTTACTATGGAACGTGCACCTTGCAATTTCTGCATCTATGGAGATGACATGTAATCATTGACCCTGAGATGCAGGTACCATCACCGATGGCTGCGGCGAGTGTGCGATGCGCAGCTGCGATGTGGTGGAGCCATGATGTCAGCATTCTGGGGAAGACGGCCAGCGATCCTTAAGCTAGCGATAGGCTAGGACCACGACATTTTCTCGATGTGACGATGTCGATGTTCTAGAATTGATTACTGGAAGAGCGATCAGAGATGCTGAAGACTCACAATGTCGTGTTAAGAGGGTTGCAACTTTGACGTCTGGCCAATTCAGGACCGGAGATTACGGTATTAACGGGATGGCGCATGTGGACTTGTTCCAAAACAGACACCAGTTCCATGGGCTTCAACGATTGGATTGTTTTAGCGGTGAATTCTATTCCAGTATCCAATAAAGAGTATATTATGTCACCTTTGAGTGGCAGCTTCAATACATAGGGACAGTACCGGGATACTGCAAATATGGGTTCTGGCGGCGTTAACGCACCATCCGACACACTTCCCGGTCATTGTTCCAGGAGTTGAAGGGTATAAGGGATATAAGATTATATGGGATAAGAGTAAAATTGATAATACAGTACAGTATTGCAAGCACATTTCCAATCCTTTCTCAGTCCAGAAACTCGCAAACTCATCCCATCTTCATTTGGTAGCCACCAAGATGTCTTTCATTAAACCCGCAACACCAGCCTCTCTTCTAGGTTACCATCGCATCTTGAGCCCTACAGCAGCTGTTCGCGTTTCTCCGCTTTGCCTCGGTGGAACGAACTTTGGGGAAGCCTGGAAAACCACACTGGGCGAGTGCACAAAAGAAACCGTGTTTGCTATGCTCGACTACTTCTACGAGCAGGGCGGTAATTTTATC from Pyrenophora tritici-repentis strain M4 chromosome 1, whole genome shotgun sequence encodes the following:
- a CDS encoding telomere and ribosome associated protein Stm1, which gives rise to MSQIASKNIYELLGNDPELDPNRPADPPTRAIEKPVMRHGKRDGTDAPKPIPERNSHQTRAKQTDSANENAFRDRGVGSDKNRGRGSGAHCEHEKQAAHGWGGNDGDAELADEQAGEAIAHAEEKEASKSYTAYLAELAEKKLSLAPQNVRKPNEGSSKKFPEGTALAREEQEDFMAGSQGKAKRERARKEKVHVELDGDKMLAPPPLY
- a CDS encoding Atrophin-1 domain containing protein; amino-acid sequence: MTFSEIAGRLLKGSGHSQPPPGKHHLPSDLDPSPDRTSLSSLFASPESDCQIVGRDGITGSQLGEPRGHSIASLWAKTRPLSDIREVTESSFADTLPRNIMANNILQSNSRTDMTLKPSVTSRRRPSNDTRHGENAEPDRKNSVESNGIRSLYRGPSSPTPSPKSPGDNDSISSIYSVPPSNVPPRSSSRPRAYSTSRPRQQPQIPPIQITQPTATATLDAIPTMQPPTPKNSANAIPGHGQSQSPLRHVAARFDPISNDTNRRVPSRTFVRDPISKELLEFPSHRHPRIDLGLDLSAGIFVGGGSIEGTVQINVDDAERIRHRRTLDIARISVDLLGTEEVSGNRRAVFLNLATELLDEQNPPPQNMVDTQEPVGSDDLFWHLMPSMTNLAFNLSLPLNVGPPPFHSRNARIRYILCVSLLIRDQGKQYIVRTSEDVSVLSVYDPEKALMSLPSPLTASDEWIKPRDTTVEVIRVTAGLHRQVWVSGTSLYVDVHIANNSRKTVKKIELQLERDILCYKHAAASTMEKSAGQARIFDSNERSILSKATVKHGSAGWHGVSSSQTHIRTCDLEVPRGHATVKCGKYFEVRYFLNVTVGSAHTKLVAVQLPIVLIHMNSLDVVPNSVAQVAMAIEEKRTARQTPLRLGRRPSQSVQGRAFAAPRMQSLERMRARDEVIQELGQALEQSPRKYALRRANSNFDYRTPPSNRKGRILGDGEAADLQDRLRRVRSNETMGSRPPTIHRGNSESLRRGAGSAFGFREAEVREDIELGGLGASGDGLLKERLERTSDRQYRFSKKRSVERWRGVANVGVGWLKGGNGVKDDRERDGWV
- a CDS encoding Tymo-45kd-70kd domain containing protein, whose translation is MASRLLRINRSVFLAARQASTPITASSRPTPFKQSLFNVNDLSNHSTRPFSISAVAMNIQVDPAFISQITAAEKLITGTDEPVKGGPTAKAQQHVGQILTSQVVHDITEGEKLITGTDEPFKGGPTAINEAEKKLTGEAQPVRGGPTAQAQSHAKEPITSQALHDITEGEKMVTGGERVKGGPTSTAQSELGKSRS